From Rhodococcus sp. B7740, one genomic window encodes:
- a CDS encoding daunorubicin resistance protein DrrA family ABC transporter ATP-binding protein, whose protein sequence is MIEAVGLCKRFPGSAGVMALDSLSISAREGTVLGVLGPNGAGKTTTARILTTLLDADSGSASVAGFDVRTQAHEVRRAIGVAGQSASIDNRLTGRENLTLVGVLRGLGRKGAKARAMEILDTFGLADRANDVAKHYSGGMRRRLDLAAALVGHPRVLFLDEPTTGLDPTSRAMLWESVEREVANGVTVLLTTQYLEEADHLADNIAVISAGTVVAEGSPAELKRQVGGEVLRVVPKDPNRTADMAAIMATVCGREPTNGKQGLTVPLTSSIAQVAHVADRMVADDIEAAEFGIDRPSLDDVFHQLTADPESKGAREPVAAR, encoded by the coding sequence ATGATCGAGGCCGTAGGTCTCTGCAAACGATTCCCCGGATCCGCAGGCGTGATGGCGCTGGATTCGCTGAGCATCAGCGCCCGTGAGGGCACAGTGCTCGGCGTCCTCGGTCCCAACGGTGCCGGAAAAACTACTACTGCTCGTATCCTCACAACGCTGCTCGACGCCGACTCCGGGTCCGCCTCGGTTGCCGGATTCGATGTGCGGACGCAGGCCCACGAAGTGCGACGCGCCATAGGCGTCGCCGGCCAGTCCGCGAGCATCGACAACCGGCTCACCGGGCGGGAGAATCTCACCCTCGTCGGGGTACTCCGCGGGCTCGGCCGCAAGGGGGCCAAAGCGAGGGCAATGGAGATCCTCGACACGTTCGGTCTTGCCGATCGCGCGAACGACGTGGCCAAGCACTACTCCGGCGGCATGCGGCGGCGGCTCGATCTGGCGGCCGCGCTCGTCGGACATCCACGGGTGCTGTTTCTGGACGAGCCCACCACCGGCCTCGACCCCACCAGCCGCGCCATGCTGTGGGAGTCGGTCGAACGCGAGGTCGCCAACGGCGTGACCGTACTGCTCACTACCCAGTACCTGGAAGAGGCCGATCACCTGGCCGACAACATCGCCGTCATCTCGGCGGGCACGGTGGTGGCCGAGGGCTCGCCCGCAGAACTCAAACGACAGGTCGGCGGGGAGGTACTCCGAGTCGTCCCCAAGGACCCGAACCGCACCGCTGACATGGCCGCCATCATGGCAACCGTGTGCGGCCGAGAACCGACGAACGGAAAGCAGGGTCTCACAGTGCCTCTCACTTCCTCCATCGCGCAGGTCGCGCACGTTGCCGATCGGATGGTCGCCGACGACATCGAGGCCGCCGAGTTCGGCATCGACCGGCCCTCGCTCGACGATGTCTTCCATCAGCTCACCGCCGACCCGGAGTCGAAGGGTGCCCGAGAGCCGGTGGCAGCGCGATGA
- a CDS encoding ABC transporter permease, with amino-acid sequence MTTMVSDTGALVGRQMLHLVRVPEKLLAIAIMPVSYLVIFGYLFGAAMSVPGGNYREYLMAGILAQTMLSGITSTGLGVADDLNGGLIDRLRALPITQTSVLLSRTVANVMTSAVSVAVMAAVGLLIGWKINTDFWHAAAGFGVLLLFGFAMSWLGVVIGLMLRTAEAITSVAFVIVLPVTFLSNAFIPLEGLPGWLRVVCSLNPMSWVVQATRELFGNPSGAGASAVAPTHPVAWAVGLSAALTVVFAALAVAAYRRESK; translated from the coding sequence ATGACCACCATGGTGAGCGACACCGGAGCTCTGGTCGGAAGGCAGATGCTGCATCTGGTTCGAGTTCCCGAGAAACTGCTGGCCATCGCCATCATGCCGGTGTCCTATCTCGTCATTTTCGGATATCTCTTCGGAGCGGCGATGTCGGTACCCGGCGGCAACTATCGCGAATATCTCATGGCCGGAATCCTGGCGCAGACCATGCTCTCCGGAATCACCTCCACCGGACTCGGGGTCGCCGACGATCTCAACGGTGGCCTCATCGACCGACTCCGCGCACTCCCCATCACCCAGACGTCGGTGCTGCTCTCGCGCACCGTGGCCAATGTGATGACCTCCGCGGTGTCGGTCGCCGTCATGGCTGCCGTCGGGCTGTTGATCGGCTGGAAGATCAACACCGACTTCTGGCATGCTGCAGCCGGTTTCGGCGTCCTACTGCTGTTCGGATTCGCCATGTCCTGGTTGGGAGTGGTGATCGGATTGATGCTCCGCACCGCGGAGGCAATCACCTCCGTAGCCTTCGTGATCGTGCTGCCGGTGACGTTCCTGTCCAACGCGTTCATTCCGCTCGAGGGGTTACCCGGATGGTTGCGCGTGGTCTGCAGTCTCAATCCGATGAGCTGGGTGGTTCAGGCGACCCGCGAGTTGTTCGGAAACCCCAGCGGCGCAGGCGCATCCGCCGTGGCCCCGACGCATCCCGTGGCGTGGGCGGTAGGACTCTCCGCGGCATTGACGGTGGTGTTCGCCGCACTGGCCGTGGCTGCGTACCGTCGGGAATCGAAGTGA
- the sbnA gene encoding 2,3-diaminopropionate biosynthesis protein SbnA — translation MNAARGHGGATSTQTGPRTVNLGTRTSLGDTINELRPAYSGSSVVQLAHDSVDLFAKLEFTNPTGSSKDRSAFWMMRRAIARGEISPGRPIIESSSGNFAVALASLCRALGLEFIPVIDANTNTSTENFLRGACDRVEKISEPDAGGGFLQNRLRRLDHLLADLAGFWPNQYANHDALDAHYTLTAGEIVDRFDTLDYVFVGVGTGGTISGVSNRLKEDFPGVTVVAVDSVGSVIFGGQPRRRHIPGLGSSIVPDLVRQAIIDDVVMVEEADAVLACHELVRRHGVFGGGSTGTVYHAVNQYFRHHRPMRRPRVLFLCADRGTAYTDTVYDSGWVRDHFDRPTSNQEFS, via the coding sequence GTGAACGCCGCCCGCGGACACGGAGGTGCCACCAGCACCCAGACCGGACCGCGGACCGTGAACCTCGGGACCCGAACCTCGCTCGGGGACACGATCAACGAGCTACGGCCCGCCTACAGCGGATCCTCGGTGGTCCAACTGGCCCACGACAGCGTCGACCTGTTCGCCAAACTCGAATTCACCAATCCCACCGGCAGTTCCAAGGATCGTTCGGCGTTCTGGATGATGCGTCGTGCGATCGCCCGCGGCGAGATATCCCCGGGCCGGCCGATCATCGAGTCGTCCTCGGGCAACTTCGCAGTGGCTCTCGCATCACTCTGCCGCGCACTGGGATTGGAATTCATTCCGGTCATCGATGCCAACACGAACACCAGCACCGAGAACTTTCTCCGAGGTGCCTGCGACAGAGTGGAGAAGATCAGCGAACCCGACGCAGGCGGCGGCTTTCTTCAGAATCGGTTGCGTCGCCTCGATCACCTGCTGGCCGATCTCGCCGGATTCTGGCCCAACCAATACGCCAATCACGATGCGCTGGACGCGCATTACACCCTCACCGCAGGCGAGATCGTCGACCGATTCGACACGTTGGACTACGTGTTCGTCGGTGTCGGCACCGGCGGCACCATCTCGGGGGTGTCGAACCGTCTCAAGGAGGACTTCCCCGGAGTCACCGTCGTTGCGGTCGATTCGGTGGGCTCGGTCATCTTCGGCGGCCAGCCTCGCCGACGTCACATCCCCGGTCTCGGCTCGTCCATAGTGCCGGATCTGGTGCGGCAAGCGATCATCGACGACGTGGTGATGGTTGAGGAGGCCGACGCCGTTCTGGCCTGTCACGAACTCGTCCGCAGGCACGGGGTCTTCGGTGGCGGATCGACCGGAACGGTGTATCACGCTGTGAACCAGTACTTTCGGCATCATCGGCCGATGCGTCGCCCCCGTGTGTTGTTCCTGTGCGCCGATCGCGGCACCGCGTACACCGATACCGTGTACGACTCCGGCTGGGTGCGCGATCATTTCGACCGACCTACATCGAACCAGGAGTTCTCGTGA
- the sbnB gene encoding 2,3-diaminopropionate biosynthesis protein SbnB encodes MTHTFSVPSVHTAPSIHTAPSMSVITKAEVDRVVSEDRPGVLDTIAATYRAVAAGDVVVPHSSFLRFPDRPSDRIIALPAFLGSSSPAAGIKWISSWPGNTAEGRPRASAVLILNDMQTGFPYAMLESSTISANRTAAGAVLAAERVVGERRAAKVAIIGAGLISRTCWSILTDLGWSIDELSVFDTDLGSARRFRSEIDDPDLIVTVADSAVDACRDADLVIIATVAAQPHLHDPALLDSNPVVLHLSLRDLAPELIAASVNITDDVDHAIRERTSLHLAELAYGHRDFVRGTLGELLDDPVTFDRSAPIVFSPFGLGVLDIALGRWVHDRVTANGGGHTVSDFFG; translated from the coding sequence GTGACCCATACGTTCTCCGTGCCCTCTGTGCACACTGCTCCGTCGATCCACACTGCGCCGTCGATGAGTGTGATCACCAAAGCCGAGGTGGACCGCGTCGTCTCCGAGGACCGTCCCGGTGTTCTCGATACCATCGCCGCCACGTATCGCGCCGTGGCAGCGGGCGATGTGGTGGTGCCGCACTCTTCCTTCCTTCGGTTTCCCGATCGGCCGAGCGACCGCATCATCGCCCTCCCCGCTTTCCTCGGATCCAGCTCACCTGCTGCGGGAATCAAGTGGATCTCGTCGTGGCCGGGCAATACCGCCGAGGGTCGACCACGAGCATCGGCAGTGCTGATACTCAACGACATGCAGACCGGATTCCCCTACGCGATGCTCGAGTCGTCGACGATCTCCGCCAACCGAACGGCAGCCGGGGCGGTTCTGGCCGCCGAACGGGTGGTGGGTGAACGACGGGCCGCGAAGGTCGCGATCATCGGTGCCGGCCTCATCTCGCGCACCTGCTGGTCGATCCTGACGGACCTCGGTTGGTCGATCGACGAGTTGTCCGTGTTCGATACCGATCTCGGTTCTGCGCGTCGGTTTCGGTCCGAAATCGACGATCCCGATCTGATCGTCACTGTCGCCGATTCCGCGGTAGATGCCTGCCGCGACGCCGATCTCGTCATCATTGCAACCGTGGCGGCGCAGCCTCACCTGCATGATCCGGCACTGCTCGACTCCAACCCGGTCGTGTTGCATCTGTCCCTCCGCGACCTGGCACCGGAACTGATCGCGGCGAGCGTGAACATCACCGACGACGTCGATCACGCCATTCGCGAACGCACGTCCTTGCACCTGGCCGAACTCGCATACGGTCACCGCGATTTCGTACGCGGCACCCTCGGTGAACTACTGGACGACCCGGTCACCTTCGACCGGTCCGCACCGATCGTGTTCTCGCCGTTCGGGCTCGGGGTCCTCGACATCGCGCTCGGCAGGTGGGTGCACGACCGGGTGACAGCGAACGGCGGCGGTCACACGGTCTCCGACTTCTTCGGGTGA
- a CDS encoding ABC1 kinase family protein — MITGGISIVFTALASVALVVVSVAALALLARRTLGVPVGWVRAIVVGIGVVGFGAPILSFVADRLHLVDSENGSRLFDPAAATLLAVLTVAWIFLFGLLAVVVLEAVAPSGSLPGPMSLIFGWRARRRKARRYGQIMTILVRHGLSRFLRLGARGTDADQRRTARSLRRALEEGGVTFVKLGQTLSTRSELLSRVYIEELSRLQSDAQAVGFESLEGTLLDGLDRPIEEVFSRIDHEPLAAASVGQVHAATLMDGTEVVVKIQRPTARRQIAIDLDILAGLSARLQRVAPWARAIGIDSLVSGFAASLQEELDYDVELDNALAIGSTLDESSPYSIPRMYSDFSSPMVLVMEKIDGVPLTRAGSILARMSDEHRADLASDLLEQMLRQMIVSGVFHADLHGGNVLMREDGTVVLLDFGSVGRLDDVSRMSLGLFLHAVDSEDSLIAADALIELLGRPDGLEERRLERSLGELMVRYRGSVGGSRSNSGLFGDLISLVIRQKFTIPPQIAAAFRALATVEGTLTLIAPDLDLIAVARERGRAVMVGRLFDRSFVRSQLESQMAANLPLLRRMPRKLGKIVDQVEEGRFTVGVRIFEDRSDRQFIARLAQEFMLSVLAGTGSIGSILLLLSTDGPQLTSTVPLYPVLGTALLFVSFVLGLRVVVRSFFDSGHP, encoded by the coding sequence GTGATTACCGGGGGTATCTCCATCGTGTTCACCGCATTGGCGTCGGTAGCGCTGGTCGTCGTATCGGTTGCGGCGCTGGCGCTACTGGCTCGTCGGACGCTCGGAGTGCCGGTCGGTTGGGTCCGCGCGATCGTGGTGGGTATCGGAGTGGTCGGGTTCGGTGCGCCGATCCTGAGTTTCGTGGCCGACCGACTGCACCTGGTCGATTCCGAGAACGGCAGCAGGCTTTTCGATCCGGCCGCGGCGACGTTGCTGGCCGTGTTGACGGTGGCCTGGATATTCCTGTTCGGCCTGTTGGCGGTGGTGGTTCTCGAAGCCGTGGCACCCAGTGGCTCGCTTCCTGGCCCGATGTCGTTGATCTTCGGTTGGCGAGCCCGCCGTCGCAAGGCACGGCGGTACGGGCAGATCATGACGATCCTCGTCCGACACGGTCTGTCTCGGTTCCTACGCCTCGGTGCGCGAGGTACCGACGCCGACCAGCGCCGCACGGCGCGCTCGCTGCGCCGCGCGCTCGAAGAGGGCGGGGTGACCTTCGTCAAGCTGGGGCAAACACTGTCCACGCGATCGGAACTGCTGTCGCGTGTCTACATCGAGGAACTGTCCCGCCTGCAGTCCGACGCTCAGGCGGTCGGCTTCGAGTCTCTCGAAGGGACCCTGCTCGACGGGTTGGACAGGCCGATCGAGGAGGTGTTCTCACGCATCGACCACGAGCCACTCGCCGCTGCATCGGTGGGGCAGGTGCACGCGGCAACGCTGATGGACGGCACCGAGGTGGTGGTCAAGATTCAACGGCCGACGGCCCGTCGACAGATCGCCATCGATCTGGACATTCTGGCCGGCCTGTCCGCCCGGCTACAGCGTGTCGCACCCTGGGCCAGAGCGATCGGTATCGACTCCCTGGTGTCCGGATTCGCGGCGTCGTTGCAGGAGGAATTGGATTACGACGTCGAACTGGACAACGCATTGGCGATCGGTTCCACGCTCGACGAATCCAGCCCGTACTCCATTCCGCGCATGTATTCCGACTTCAGCAGTCCGATGGTGTTGGTCATGGAGAAGATCGACGGTGTTCCGCTCACTCGCGCAGGGTCGATCCTGGCTCGAATGTCCGATGAGCATCGAGCCGATCTGGCATCCGACCTCCTCGAACAGATGCTGCGGCAGATGATCGTGTCCGGGGTCTTCCATGCGGACCTGCACGGCGGAAACGTTCTCATGCGCGAGGACGGCACCGTGGTGCTGCTCGACTTCGGGTCGGTGGGCCGACTCGACGACGTTTCGCGGATGTCGCTCGGACTGTTCCTGCACGCAGTCGACTCCGAGGACTCCCTCATCGCGGCAGACGCCCTGATCGAGTTACTCGGACGTCCGGACGGACTCGAAGAACGCAGGCTCGAACGCAGCCTGGGCGAACTGATGGTGCGTTACCGCGGATCGGTCGGAGGGAGCCGCAGTAACAGCGGCCTGTTCGGCGACCTGATCTCGCTGGTGATCCGTCAGAAATTCACGATCCCACCACAGATCGCTGCAGCGTTTCGGGCGCTTGCCACGGTGGAAGGCACCCTGACCCTCATCGCACCCGATCTGGATCTGATCGCGGTTGCGCGAGAGCGGGGACGAGCGGTGATGGTGGGTCGACTCTTCGACCGAAGTTTCGTCCGATCGCAACTCGAGAGCCAGATGGCCGCCAATCTGCCACTCCTGCGCCGGATGCCCCGCAAGCTCGGCAAGATCGTCGATCAGGTCGAAGAAGGCCGGTTCACCGTCGGGGTCCGAATCTTCGAGGATCGATCCGACCGGCAGTTCATCGCCAGGTTGGCGCAGGAGTTCATGCTCTCGGTGCTCGCCGGAACCGGTTCTATCGGGTCGATTCTGCTGTTGCTCAGTACCGATGGGCCGCAGCTGACGTCGACGGTGCCGCTGTATCCGGTGCTGGGCACCGCGCTCCTGTTCGTCTCGTTCGTGCTCGGGCTGCGGGTGGTCGTTCGATCGTTCTTCGACTCCGGCCACCCCTGA
- a CDS encoding ABC transporter ATP-binding protein: MAAIKYKKASCVYEGADSLAVDSLDLEIEDGEFVVLVGPSGSGKSTALRMLAGLEEIDGGAIEIGGKNMVGVPSKDRDIAMVFQNYALYPNKTVGENMGFALKMRGVSLEKRQARVAEAARLLDLTEYLDRKPGKLSGGQRQRVAMGRAIVREPQVFCMDEPLSNLDAKLRVQTRTQIAALQRRLGTTTVYVTHDQVEAMTMGDRVAVLRGGKLQQFASPTDLYDNPVNAFVAGFIGSPAMNLMTVPIGSGGVQIGKFLLPLERDELTKLASLGIDEVTIGMRPENLGIVHGGGEGFEGKVDLIEELGSESYVYAHLDDPKVKGLDGGPVSLVARSAVRAPAKIGESIGLTRLDGAIHLFHPETGDRI, encoded by the coding sequence ATGGCTGCAATCAAGTACAAGAAGGCATCCTGCGTCTACGAAGGTGCCGATTCGCTCGCCGTCGATTCCCTCGACCTCGAGATCGAGGACGGCGAGTTCGTCGTCCTGGTCGGACCGTCCGGCTCCGGCAAGTCCACCGCCCTGCGCATGCTCGCCGGTCTCGAGGAGATCGACGGTGGCGCAATCGAAATCGGCGGCAAGAACATGGTGGGTGTTCCGTCCAAGGACCGCGACATCGCCATGGTCTTCCAGAACTACGCGCTCTACCCCAACAAGACCGTCGGGGAGAACATGGGCTTCGCGCTCAAGATGCGCGGAGTGAGCCTCGAGAAGCGTCAGGCACGCGTCGCGGAAGCGGCCCGTCTGCTCGATCTCACCGAGTACCTCGACCGCAAGCCCGGCAAACTCTCGGGCGGCCAGCGTCAGCGAGTTGCCATGGGCCGCGCCATCGTTCGCGAACCGCAGGTGTTCTGCATGGACGAGCCGCTGTCCAACCTCGACGCCAAGCTACGGGTGCAGACGCGTACGCAGATCGCGGCGCTGCAGCGCAGACTCGGCACCACGACGGTCTACGTCACCCACGATCAGGTCGAGGCCATGACGATGGGCGATCGCGTCGCCGTCCTGCGCGGCGGCAAACTGCAGCAGTTCGCCTCTCCCACAGACCTGTACGACAACCCCGTCAATGCGTTCGTCGCAGGATTCATCGGCTCCCCGGCAATGAACCTGATGACGGTACCCATCGGCTCGGGCGGCGTGCAGATCGGCAAGTTCCTGCTCCCGCTCGAGCGCGACGAACTGACCAAGCTCGCGAGCCTGGGAATCGACGAGGTCACCATCGGAATGCGGCCCGAGAATCTCGGCATCGTGCACGGTGGCGGTGAAGGATTCGAAGGAAAGGTCGATCTCATCGAGGAGTTGGGCAGCGAGTCCTACGTCTACGCACACCTCGACGATCCGAAGGTCAAGGGACTCGACGGGGGACCGGTGTCCTTGGTTGCGCGTTCGGCAGTGCGAGCCCCGGCCAAGATCGGCGAAAGCATCGGTCTGACTCGACTCGACGGTGCGATCCACCTCTTCCACCCGGAGACGGGCGATCGGATCTGA
- a CDS encoding carbohydrate ABC transporter permease, with product MSTATTSKNKAVAQTSDGQEIRKKSKWGPGTVWSFVAWVAGIAFFFPVLWMVITGFKQEADAYSNPPKLIFTPTLDQYRGVLESGIGTTLLNSAFATIVSTILVLLLGVPAAFALSLRPVKKTQDVLFFFISTKMLPVVAVIVPLYVIVGDIGMLDNIWALVVLYTAMNLPIAVWMMRSFFMEVPAELLEAASMDGASLWTSVREVILPLVSPGIAATSLICVIFSWNEFFFAVNLTAVQAQTIPVYLVGFITGQGLYWAQLSAAATFAALPVVLAGWFAQNKLVRGLSFGAIK from the coding sequence ATGAGCACGGCAACCACGAGCAAGAACAAGGCCGTCGCACAGACCTCCGACGGCCAGGAGATCCGCAAGAAGAGCAAGTGGGGCCCGGGCACGGTCTGGTCGTTCGTTGCCTGGGTGGCAGGCATCGCCTTCTTCTTCCCGGTGCTCTGGATGGTCATCACCGGCTTCAAGCAGGAGGCCGACGCCTACTCCAACCCGCCGAAGCTGATCTTCACCCCCACCCTCGATCAGTACCGAGGTGTCCTCGAGAGCGGCATCGGCACCACCCTGCTGAACTCGGCGTTCGCGACGATCGTGTCGACGATTCTGGTTCTGCTGCTGGGTGTTCCAGCGGCGTTCGCGCTGTCGCTGCGGCCGGTCAAGAAGACCCAGGACGTGCTGTTCTTCTTCATCTCCACCAAGATGCTGCCCGTCGTGGCCGTCATCGTTCCGCTGTACGTCATCGTCGGTGACATCGGCATGCTCGACAACATCTGGGCCCTGGTGGTCCTCTACACCGCGATGAATCTTCCGATCGCCGTATGGATGATGCGTTCGTTCTTCATGGAGGTGCCGGCCGAACTGCTCGAGGCCGCCAGCATGGACGGTGCGTCGCTGTGGACCTCGGTACGCGAGGTGATCCTGCCGCTCGTCTCTCCCGGTATCGCGGCGACGTCGTTGATCTGCGTGATCTTCTCGTGGAACGAGTTCTTCTTCGCCGTCAACCTCACTGCCGTTCAGGCCCAGACGATTCCGGTGTACCTCGTCGGATTCATCACCGGCCAGGGCCTGTACTGGGCCCAGCTGTCCGCCGCTGCGACGTTCGCAGCACTCCCCGTCGTCCTTGCCGGATGGTTCGCGCAGAACAAGCTCGTGCGCGGTCTGTCCTTCGGCGCCATCAAATAG
- a CDS encoding carbohydrate ABC transporter permease has protein sequence MTTTEERTAPAGPEKFVPRPRTISKAEGWRRRGPLLPALVFAIIVTQIPFLFTLYYSTQSWNLVRPGSREFNGLNNYIDVFRDSQFREVAMNTVIMIVGTVIISVVLGLALALLLDRKFIGRSLIRTLLITPFLVTPVAGALIWKTTMFDPVFGLINFALSPFGVGEIDWVSRFPLAAVMTNLVWQWTPFMMLLILAGLQSMPKDIAEAARVDGAGPFKLFRELTLPHLRRFIELGTVLGAIYLVNTFDAVYMMTSGGPGVASANLPFYIYQRAFLGFDIGQAAAMGVVTVVATIILSTLALRLIFKSFSANEEAA, from the coding sequence ATGACCACCACCGAAGAACGGACGGCTCCGGCCGGACCGGAGAAGTTCGTACCGAGACCGAGGACGATCTCCAAGGCCGAGGGGTGGCGTCGGCGCGGACCGCTGTTGCCCGCCTTGGTGTTCGCCATCATCGTCACCCAGATTCCGTTCCTGTTCACGCTGTACTACTCGACGCAGTCCTGGAACCTCGTTCGTCCCGGTTCGCGTGAGTTCAACGGTCTGAACAACTACATCGACGTCTTCCGCGACAGTCAGTTCCGCGAGGTCGCGATGAACACCGTGATCATGATCGTCGGAACGGTGATCATCTCGGTGGTGCTCGGTCTGGCCCTGGCGTTGCTGCTCGATCGAAAGTTCATCGGGCGCAGCCTCATTCGCACGCTGCTGATCACCCCGTTCCTCGTCACCCCGGTCGCCGGTGCGCTGATCTGGAAGACGACGATGTTCGATCCCGTCTTCGGTCTGATCAATTTCGCGCTGAGCCCGTTCGGGGTCGGCGAGATCGACTGGGTCTCGCGGTTCCCGCTGGCCGCGGTCATGACGAACCTGGTGTGGCAGTGGACGCCGTTCATGATGCTGCTCATCCTCGCCGGGCTGCAGTCCATGCCCAAGGACATCGCCGAGGCCGCACGCGTCGACGGGGCGGGCCCGTTCAAACTCTTCCGCGAGTTGACGTTGCCGCACCTGCGCCGGTTCATCGAACTGGGCACGGTTCTCGGTGCCATCTACCTCGTCAACACCTTCGACGCCGTCTACATGATGACCTCCGGTGGACCGGGAGTCGCGTCGGCCAACCTGCCGTTCTACATCTACCAACGGGCCTTCCTCGGATTCGACATCGGTCAGGCCGCGGCCATGGGTGTCGTCACCGTGGTGGCGACCATCATCCTCAGCACTCTGGCGCTGAGACTGATCTTCAAGAGCTTCAGCGCAAACGAGGAGGCGGCGTGA
- a CDS encoding ABC transporter substrate-binding protein, with translation MRVLPKVVVAGSLATTLVLSGCAGAGSFGGDGDGTTITVAIVSNSQMSDAISLAPEFEAENPGINLKFVSLSENEARAKITASVATGGGEFDVVMISNFETPQWAENGWLTNLSEYADATPGYDEDDFIPTLKESLSYEGSMYSVPFYGESSFLMYRKDLMEAAGITMPEEPTWQQVADAAAALDSPGLSGICLRGKPGWGEVLAPLNTVINAFGGRWYDENWNAQLNSPEVREAVQFYVDTVREHGQAGAATSGFSECGTQLSQGNTAMWYDATSAVSVLEDPSSSNVVGQIGYAKAPSAAKGDNGWLYSWALGIPKTSEAPDDAWKFVSWMTSKEYLNKVGNELGWERVPPGSRLSTYEIPEYAEASAAYGQLTLDSIDSADPNNPTVDPVPYTGVQFLTIPEFQDLGTRVSQQISAAVAGQISVDDALDQAQQYAEVVGRTYQEDQG, from the coding sequence GTGAGGGTATTACCGAAAGTGGTTGTCGCGGGCTCGCTCGCGACGACCTTGGTTCTGTCCGGATGTGCCGGTGCCGGCTCGTTCGGTGGTGACGGTGACGGTACGACGATCACCGTTGCGATCGTCTCGAATTCGCAGATGTCCGACGCCATCTCGCTGGCTCCGGAGTTCGAGGCGGAAAACCCTGGCATCAACCTGAAGTTCGTGTCGCTGTCGGAGAACGAGGCCCGTGCCAAGATCACGGCCTCGGTCGCGACCGGTGGCGGCGAGTTCGACGTGGTGATGATCAGCAACTTCGAGACCCCGCAGTGGGCCGAGAACGGTTGGCTGACCAACCTTTCGGAGTACGCGGACGCCACGCCGGGGTACGACGAGGACGACTTCATCCCGACGTTGAAGGAGTCGCTGTCGTACGAGGGCAGCATGTACTCCGTGCCGTTCTACGGTGAGTCGTCGTTCCTGATGTACCGCAAGGATCTCATGGAGGCCGCAGGCATCACGATGCCGGAGGAGCCGACGTGGCAGCAGGTGGCCGATGCCGCCGCGGCACTCGACAGCCCCGGCCTCTCCGGAATCTGCCTGCGCGGCAAGCCCGGTTGGGGTGAGGTGCTCGCGCCGCTCAACACCGTCATCAACGCGTTCGGCGGCCGCTGGTACGACGAGAACTGGAACGCTCAGTTGAACAGTCCCGAGGTACGAGAAGCCGTGCAGTTCTACGTCGACACCGTGCGTGAGCACGGTCAGGCCGGCGCGGCCACCAGTGGCTTCAGCGAGTGCGGAACGCAACTCTCGCAGGGCAACACCGCAATGTGGTACGACGCCACCTCGGCCGTCTCGGTACTCGAGGACCCGTCGTCGAGCAATGTCGTCGGGCAGATCGGTTACGCCAAGGCCCCGTCGGCGGCCAAGGGCGACAACGGTTGGTTGTACTCCTGGGCCCTCGGAATCCCCAAGACCAGCGAGGCTCCCGACGACGCGTGGAAGTTCGTCTCGTGGATGACCAGCAAGGAGTACCTGAACAAGGTCGGTAACGAACTCGGTTGGGAGCGGGTGCCTCCCGGTAGTCGCCTGTCGACCTACGAGATTCCCGAGTACGCGGAGGCGTCGGCGGCCTACGGTCAGCTGACCCTCGACTCCATCGACAGTGCCGACCCGAACAACCCCACCGTGGATCCGGTTCCGTACACCGGAGTCCAATTCCTGACCATTCCGGAGTTCCAGGACCTCGGTACCCGGGTCAGTCAACAGATCAGTGCCGCAGTCGCCGGGCAGATCAGTGTCGACGACGCTCTCGATCAAGCGCAGCAATACGCCGAAGTGGTCGGCAGGACCTACCAGGAGGACCAGGGATGA